From a single Gimesia fumaroli genomic region:
- a CDS encoding class I SAM-dependent methyltransferase yields MAEKKGLLRGNVGESQNQSTDDLNALNTVEQYWESSVGSNLNKLDAFTKYVSRQSITKLMARYEIFKQQLEVNGSVVELGVHRGASLMAWANFSAILEPVNYLRKIIGFDTFEGFPSLSEKDTTGTSEHLEVGGFKSEENAMEDLEKSIALYDSTRYLNHISKVELVKGDISVTLPAYLEQNQHLVVSLLHLDADLYEPTKVALELLIPRMPKGAIIAFDELNMDLFPGETLAAMETLGLPNLRLKRFPFATSLSYAIIE; encoded by the coding sequence ATGGCAGAAAAAAAAGGCCTGCTTCGAGGCAACGTCGGTGAGTCGCAGAATCAATCGACAGATGACTTAAATGCGCTCAACACAGTCGAACAATATTGGGAATCAAGCGTTGGCTCAAATTTGAACAAGCTGGATGCGTTCACCAAATACGTATCGCGCCAATCGATCACCAAATTAATGGCCCGTTATGAAATATTTAAACAACAACTCGAAGTAAACGGTTCGGTGGTGGAACTGGGGGTGCACCGGGGCGCCAGTCTGATGGCCTGGGCCAATTTCAGTGCAATTCTGGAACCCGTGAATTATCTGCGGAAAATTATCGGCTTCGATACCTTTGAGGGTTTCCCTTCCCTGAGCGAAAAAGACACGACCGGAACCAGCGAGCATCTCGAAGTGGGCGGATTCAAGTCGGAAGAAAACGCGATGGAAGATCTGGAGAAATCGATTGCTCTTTATGATTCCACCCGCTATCTGAATCACATTTCCAAAGTTGAGTTAGTGAAAGGAGATATCAGCGTCACTCTGCCTGCGTATCTGGAGCAGAATCAGCATCTGGTTGTCTCATTATTACACCTGGATGCCGACCTGTATGAGCCCACGAAAGTGGCGCTGGAGCTACTGATTCCCCGCATGCCCAAAGGGGCGATCATAGCCTTTGATGAGCTGAACATGGATTTATTTCCAGGTGAAACCCTCGCGGCCATGGAAACGCTGGGACTACCGAACTTGCGTTTGAAACGGTTTCCGTTTGCCACCTCGCTTTCGTATGCCATAATTGAATAG
- a CDS encoding phytanoyl-CoA dioxygenase family protein, whose translation MLPINQLCTLNCPTEGIQLSDQHLSQYADDGVLLVKNLFDPEELLPIRNDLAGRLSLLERHFGCDVSEDANEITQISDRLMRLETQAPGAQSILYDSMNAAPSLHAMGTNLKLMSVLEQLLSPEISIHDRYIILMSMPHAEWHLASWHQDWYYNEGPHSTITLYAPLQKTDHHNGSLTFALGEHQKAPIPHDEHDHGITTKWHSLPTDVVHDFERVVPTALEVGDVLLFHSLVPHTPCKNESNYVRFVLNLRYRDLRDPQFLKDGWRIKEITRARQAMQRTAS comes from the coding sequence ATGCTGCCTATCAATCAATTATGTACTTTGAATTGCCCTACAGAAGGAATTCAACTTTCCGATCAGCACCTGAGCCAGTATGCGGACGATGGTGTGCTGCTGGTAAAAAATCTATTCGATCCAGAGGAGTTGCTGCCAATTCGAAATGATCTGGCGGGACGTCTCAGTCTGCTGGAGCGACATTTTGGCTGTGATGTTTCTGAAGATGCGAATGAGATCACACAAATCAGCGACCGCCTGATGCGTCTGGAAACTCAGGCACCAGGAGCGCAGAGCATTCTGTACGATTCGATGAATGCGGCCCCTTCTCTGCATGCAATGGGAACCAATCTCAAGCTGATGTCCGTTCTGGAACAACTGCTCTCGCCTGAAATTTCAATCCATGACCGCTATATCATCTTAATGAGTATGCCTCATGCGGAATGGCATCTTGCGTCGTGGCACCAGGACTGGTATTACAATGAAGGTCCGCACTCCACAATCACGTTGTATGCGCCCTTACAGAAAACCGATCACCACAACGGCAGCTTAACCTTTGCACTGGGCGAACATCAAAAAGCACCGATTCCGCATGATGAACATGACCACGGAATCACTACCAAATGGCATTCACTGCCGACCGATGTTGTTCACGACTTCGAACGCGTCGTGCCGACCGCTCTGGAAGTCGGCGATGTTCTGCTGTTTCATAGCCTGGTGCCGCATACGCCCTGCAAAAATGAATCAAACTACGTCCGGTTTGTTCTGAATTTGCGCTACCGGGACTTGCGAGATCCGCAATTCCTGAAAGACGGCTGGCGGATCAAAGAAATCACGCGTGCCAGACAGGCCATGCAGCGTACCGCTTCCTGA
- a CDS encoding sulfotransferase domain-containing protein, which yields MIIFNFGIPNSGTDWSQEVFKKIWESQNLSFQSEEAHTLEELNQIIGTMNVNERMILRFHLLTEEAIEAAQQDAVRPFYHYRDPRDVVCTEMQNSDTPFATAVDQTVAAYQEIHHALCLPGIMVIPYEHLADNAEGLIYQMATKLGVLLKLDAVSAIADEMRAMQAEPQYAAATSTGGDAFASQSVRIDGEHSEESSFVQPLMVGKWRNQLTQSEKSMVTRFFKPLVDQFGYDT from the coding sequence ATGATCATCTTCAATTTCGGAATTCCGAACTCAGGCACAGACTGGTCCCAGGAAGTATTCAAGAAAATCTGGGAAAGCCAGAACCTTTCGTTCCAGTCCGAAGAAGCGCATACACTCGAAGAGCTGAACCAGATTATTGGCACAATGAATGTGAACGAGCGGATGATTCTGCGGTTTCATTTATTGACTGAAGAGGCAATCGAAGCAGCCCAGCAGGATGCGGTTCGACCGTTTTATCATTACCGTGATCCACGAGACGTGGTCTGTACCGAAATGCAAAACAGTGATACACCATTCGCGACAGCCGTCGATCAGACGGTCGCCGCTTACCAGGAAATTCATCATGCTCTCTGTCTGCCGGGTATTATGGTGATCCCCTATGAACATCTTGCGGATAATGCTGAAGGGTTGATTTATCAGATGGCAACCAAGCTGGGAGTTCTCTTAAAGCTGGATGCTGTTTCTGCGATCGCCGACGAAATGCGTGCGATGCAGGCTGAGCCCCAGTATGCGGCGGCGACCTCGACAGGCGGCGATGCATTCGCGTCACAATCGGTACGCATTGATGGAGAACACAGCGAGGAATCGTCCTTCGTGCAGCCCCTGATGGTAGGTAAGTGGCGCAACCAACTAACTCAGTCAGAAAAATCGATGGTCACACGTTTCTTTAAACCACTCGTTGATCAATTTGGCTACGACACATAA
- a CDS encoding tetratricopeptide repeat protein has protein sequence MPSPQELLATAVQQHQAGNLPLAEELYREVLSHDPTQADALHLLGVVYLHLKQYEKAIDFITRAICQNDGIGSFFSNRGAAYKGLGRYQDALTNYDRALELEPQNPAFMLNLAITLTATGKKPEAIKAYRKAIQLKPDYIDALINLGNLLMEAEENEEAISLCRQVVKLAPKVHTAHFNLANALAKSEAPESAETSYQQALRLAPNHLDTMKNYAVFLSSQEKYEEAITILRRAAVLQPDCWEILNNLGIVYTELDNFDTAIKCFRDALKRAPDNCEILFHLGKAEEESNEIPQAMSTFRKILDKQPNHPGAAFHLGSLVASLGDLEYAYEIFQSLYQSDPTNTASLYGMGSIRVQQRKIGSAVGYFESLVVLEPDHLESRLHLIDLYSRQLRDKEVEKHVDEALEYHPENVVLWNYRGHVQNRKQQTKKALKSFLRAAELDDTYFQTYSNLASIYHGMGQFQDAKEALAKAYELQPRPEYRLALASLLPPIPDSLEAIEDVRISFMQKVEEMHADDVQIDTSIKLTPGTFYLAYQGYNDRPIIERMAELYQCKNTLSWNQQEPAVERDGRIRIGFISSLFYNHTIGSLMKGIIKNFDREKYHVITISPTKYNDDAAQEIRKNSDEYVFLGIDLRRANEVLQSLELDVLFYADIGMDPFIFSLATTRHAPVQCVTWGHPITTGLKTIDYFISSKLIEPEDAEEHYSEQLVQLDALPSYYYRPRLPERIKNRAAFGLSDDEHVYACPQTLFKIHPEFDQVLAGILRKDPQARIVMIRDQNSKWKDLLAARFEKTFPDVIDRILWLRGMSTADFLNLIYISDVMLDPMHFGGGNTSYQSMAIGTPVVTLPAKYMRGRGMLAVYKKMGILDCVVSSIDEYVDLVCRIGEDENFRDQLRLKILSKSHLVFEDINTVREMETFFESALQKIESQKKTPQSLTSQTSSASNKDDSMDASLNKTKSEDHSKILNSAMQNYTCPACGYHIAVQFYDGGLLPLTTLAWPQSCEEAQAMERLPHDFMRCVDCGHISNAAFDYAKVPYSDKPNLMFNKGAIWTEHLQKVCDLIAETLPENPTVVEIGCGEGHLLRSLAKKIPNGTFIGFDPNAEIETEGALIEARAMLFEPGSHLGELRPDLIISRHVFEHLMNPLGFAQEVAFAANVADCETKVFIEVPCIDGVLAAGRTVDFFYEHNSHFTTRSLERLLTRCATTVDLIETSYNGEVIYGMASFQPQKHQVELARQAVAFQEKALLSAAQLAVQFEELAESGKQTAIWGGTGKAAAFINQNQLDKQRFPIVIDSDMNKVGTFVPGTGQEILFRDQLSTEPVEVILIATQWRAADIVLEIQRNQIPYETILIEYQGQLIDYFQDKHPYRDEESHAEPPVPRPQFLTQKDRLRDSIDTDLK, from the coding sequence ATGCCTTCACCACAGGAACTTTTGGCAACAGCGGTTCAACAGCATCAGGCGGGAAATCTGCCGTTAGCAGAAGAACTATACCGGGAAGTGCTGAGTCACGATCCGACTCAAGCTGATGCCCTGCACTTACTGGGCGTGGTGTATCTGCATTTAAAGCAATACGAAAAAGCCATCGACTTTATTACGCGCGCCATCTGTCAGAATGATGGAATCGGCTCATTTTTTTCCAATCGCGGAGCGGCCTATAAAGGCCTGGGGCGATATCAGGACGCGCTTACGAATTATGACCGCGCGCTCGAACTCGAGCCTCAAAACCCGGCATTCATGCTCAATTTGGCAATCACTCTTACCGCAACCGGAAAAAAACCGGAAGCGATTAAAGCCTACCGCAAAGCCATTCAACTCAAACCGGACTACATTGATGCGCTGATTAATCTCGGAAATCTCTTAATGGAAGCAGAAGAGAATGAAGAGGCGATCTCCCTTTGCCGGCAAGTCGTAAAGCTGGCCCCTAAGGTTCATACTGCGCATTTCAATCTGGCAAATGCACTCGCAAAATCAGAAGCTCCCGAGTCAGCAGAAACGTCCTATCAACAGGCACTGAGGCTGGCCCCCAACCATCTCGATACGATGAAAAATTATGCTGTATTTTTGTCATCACAGGAAAAATACGAAGAAGCAATCACGATTCTCAGAAGAGCAGCGGTACTCCAGCCTGATTGTTGGGAGATTTTGAATAACCTGGGCATTGTTTACACCGAGCTGGATAACTTTGATACCGCGATTAAATGTTTTCGCGATGCGTTAAAGCGGGCGCCCGATAATTGTGAAATCTTATTTCACCTGGGTAAGGCAGAAGAAGAATCAAACGAGATTCCTCAGGCAATGTCCACGTTTCGCAAAATTCTGGATAAGCAGCCGAACCATCCCGGCGCTGCCTTTCATCTGGGTTCTCTGGTAGCGTCCCTGGGTGATCTGGAATATGCCTATGAAATCTTTCAGAGTCTGTATCAAAGCGACCCGACAAATACAGCATCCCTGTACGGCATGGGCTCGATTCGAGTGCAGCAGAGAAAAATCGGTTCAGCGGTCGGCTATTTTGAATCACTGGTGGTGCTTGAACCAGATCATCTGGAATCGCGGCTCCATTTAATCGACCTCTATTCTCGTCAATTGCGAGATAAGGAAGTCGAGAAGCACGTCGATGAGGCACTCGAATACCACCCGGAAAATGTGGTGCTCTGGAATTATCGAGGCCATGTTCAAAACCGAAAACAACAGACCAAAAAAGCCCTCAAAAGTTTTTTGCGTGCTGCCGAGCTGGACGATACCTATTTCCAGACATACAGCAATCTGGCTTCCATCTATCACGGCATGGGCCAGTTTCAGGATGCGAAAGAGGCATTGGCAAAAGCTTACGAGTTACAGCCTCGGCCGGAATATCGCCTCGCATTAGCGAGTTTATTGCCGCCCATTCCGGATTCGCTGGAAGCCATTGAGGATGTGCGTATTTCGTTTATGCAAAAAGTCGAAGAGATGCACGCTGATGACGTGCAAATAGATACATCGATCAAATTGACTCCCGGCACATTCTATCTGGCCTACCAGGGATATAACGACCGTCCGATCATCGAACGCATGGCAGAGTTGTACCAATGCAAGAATACGCTTTCCTGGAATCAGCAAGAACCTGCTGTCGAGCGGGATGGGCGCATCCGCATCGGCTTCATTTCCAGTCTGTTCTATAATCATACCATCGGTTCGCTGATGAAAGGGATCATCAAGAACTTTGACCGGGAAAAGTATCATGTGATCACGATCTCTCCTACAAAATATAATGACGACGCCGCCCAGGAGATCCGGAAGAACTCAGACGAATACGTTTTTCTGGGAATCGATCTGCGACGCGCGAATGAAGTTCTGCAAAGCCTGGAACTGGATGTCCTGTTTTATGCTGATATCGGCATGGACCCATTCATCTTTTCACTGGCCACTACGCGTCATGCGCCTGTGCAATGCGTAACTTGGGGACACCCGATAACGACCGGTTTGAAAACCATCGATTACTTTATCTCCAGCAAACTGATCGAGCCGGAAGACGCCGAAGAACATTACTCAGAGCAACTGGTTCAACTGGATGCCTTACCGTCCTACTATTATCGTCCCAGATTGCCTGAAAGGATCAAAAACCGAGCCGCCTTCGGACTTAGTGATGACGAACATGTTTATGCCTGTCCCCAGACGCTGTTTAAAATTCACCCTGAATTTGATCAGGTTCTGGCGGGAATTCTACGGAAAGACCCACAGGCCCGGATTGTCATGATTCGCGATCAGAATTCCAAATGGAAAGATTTGCTGGCCGCACGCTTCGAGAAAACGTTCCCGGATGTGATTGATCGCATTCTCTGGTTACGCGGAATGTCGACGGCAGACTTTTTGAATCTGATTTACATTTCCGATGTGATGCTCGACCCAATGCATTTCGGGGGTGGAAACACATCATACCAGTCAATGGCAATCGGAACGCCTGTGGTCACTCTACCGGCGAAGTATATGCGTGGTCGTGGCATGCTGGCGGTCTATAAAAAAATGGGCATTCTGGACTGCGTCGTTTCGTCAATTGATGAATACGTCGATCTGGTCTGCCGCATCGGTGAAGATGAAAATTTCCGTGACCAGCTCCGTCTGAAAATTCTTTCTAAGAGCCACCTCGTATTCGAAGACATCAACACCGTTCGGGAAATGGAAACGTTCTTCGAGTCGGCTTTACAAAAAATCGAGTCGCAAAAAAAAACTCCACAATCTCTCACCAGTCAGACAAGTTCTGCCTCAAACAAGGATGACAGCATGGATGCTTCATTAAACAAGACGAAAAGTGAAGATCACTCCAAAATTCTGAATTCGGCCATGCAGAATTACACCTGCCCTGCTTGCGGATATCATATTGCCGTCCAGTTTTATGATGGGGGATTACTGCCTTTAACAACACTGGCGTGGCCGCAAAGCTGCGAGGAGGCCCAGGCCATGGAGCGTCTGCCTCACGATTTCATGCGATGTGTTGACTGTGGGCATATTTCGAATGCAGCCTTTGATTATGCCAAGGTCCCCTACTCTGATAAACCAAACCTGATGTTCAACAAGGGCGCCATCTGGACCGAACATCTGCAAAAAGTCTGCGATCTGATCGCAGAGACTCTGCCCGAAAACCCAACGGTTGTGGAGATTGGTTGTGGTGAAGGTCATCTACTGCGTTCACTGGCCAAAAAAATTCCCAACGGAACATTTATCGGCTTCGACCCGAACGCGGAAATTGAAACCGAAGGCGCGCTGATTGAGGCTCGGGCCATGCTGTTTGAACCAGGTTCTCATCTGGGGGAACTTCGTCCCGATCTGATCATCAGCCGCCATGTCTTTGAACACTTGATGAACCCGCTCGGTTTTGCACAGGAAGTCGCGTTTGCTGCGAACGTGGCAGACTGTGAAACGAAGGTCTTTATCGAAGTGCCCTGTATTGACGGCGTTCTGGCCGCTGGTCGCACGGTCGACTTTTTCTATGAACACAATTCGCATTTCACGACTCGGTCTCTGGAACGACTTTTGACCCGTTGTGCGACAACCGTTGATTTGATCGAAACCAGCTACAACGGCGAAGTCATTTACGGCATGGCCAGTTTTCAGCCACAAAAACATCAGGTCGAACTGGCGCGTCAGGCCGTCGCATTTCAGGAGAAAGCGTTACTGTCCGCTGCTCAACTGGCGGTTCAGTTTGAAGAACTGGCGGAATCCGGCAAACAGACTGCCATCTGGGGCGGCACAGGAAAAGCGGCTGCCTTTATCAACCAGAATCAGCTCGATAAACAACGATTTCCCATCGTCATCGATTCTGACATGAACAAAGTCGGCACATTTGTTCCGGGAACCGGTCAGGAAATTCTATTCCGGGATCAACTAAGTACAGAGCCCGTTGAGGTCATCTTAATTGCCACTCAATGGCGGGCCGCCGACATTGTACTCGAAATTCAACGCAATCAAATCCCCTATGAAACCATTCTGATTGAATATCAGGGACAACTGATTGACTATTTCCAGGACAAACACCCTTATCGTGATGAAGAGAGTCATGCGGAGCCACCTGTGCCCCGCCCTCAATTTCTCACTCAAAAAGACAGGCTGCGTGATTCGATCGATACCGATCTCAAATAG
- a CDS encoding flagellin N-terminal helical domain-containing protein → MTRINTNVASIRGLRSLNKSTNLLDTSLTRLSTGLKINSGKDNPSGLIASETLRSQVSAIEQSIKNSNRASNVIATADSALGEVTNLLNQVRGLVQEGLNEGALSQDEIAANQLQIDTALSAINRISANTSFAGDKLIDGSKAFRTQASATDSAKLSDFQVNEAVFGSSSTITLDATIVTAATQASLDYSAVDGGLAAATTIEVGGASGSQVLFLGASSSLDNVRDAVNGVTDITGVTATKTNKVASNLLVNSAAANSDITFTDARTSDSVLGDTGQNIRVSFVDPSANSATANITFNNTNTDINIIVSLATNGTGTITSNATSIKALLDGNGDTNSLVSSAVEGDGTGVVDAAAAAALSGGTNAYLTFSASNFGADEFVDVNVLSGTFDTVDNITDGNALKRDIGSDIVARINGQVAQGSGLQANLRSQQLDASFSFTSAANTVDNTASITITGGGSLFQIGQDVSAAGQVGIGIEAVNTARLGGVSGKLFELGSGGGKSLLDVGPSVPGSDLVNIIEEAVNRVSTLRGRLGAIQKNVIETNVSSLGVALENISEARSQIVDTDFAVETANLTKAQILNQAGISVLSIANQNPQQVLSLLG, encoded by the coding sequence ATGACACGAATTAATACTAACGTTGCCTCGATTAGAGGTTTGCGTAGTTTAAATAAGTCTACAAATCTTTTGGATACCTCACTGACTCGGTTGTCAACTGGTTTGAAGATCAACTCCGGTAAAGACAATCCGTCAGGTTTGATCGCCAGTGAAACTCTGCGATCTCAGGTATCAGCGATTGAGCAATCAATCAAAAACAGTAACCGTGCCAGCAACGTAATCGCGACTGCTGACTCGGCTTTGGGTGAAGTCACCAACCTGTTGAATCAGGTCCGAGGTCTGGTTCAGGAAGGTTTGAACGAAGGTGCTTTGTCTCAAGACGAAATTGCGGCGAATCAATTGCAGATTGATACTGCTTTATCTGCAATCAACCGTATTTCTGCTAACACATCATTCGCCGGTGATAAACTGATCGACGGTAGTAAAGCATTCCGAACCCAGGCTTCTGCTACCGACTCTGCCAAACTTTCTGACTTCCAGGTTAACGAAGCAGTATTTGGTTCCAGCAGCACGATCACACTGGATGCCACAATTGTTACCGCTGCAACACAGGCCAGTTTGGACTACAGTGCTGTTGACGGTGGTCTGGCAGCAGCCACAACAATTGAAGTCGGTGGAGCCAGTGGTAGTCAGGTATTGTTCCTGGGTGCTTCCAGCTCGCTGGACAACGTGCGTGACGCTGTCAACGGCGTGACCGACATTACTGGCGTCACAGCGACAAAAACAAATAAAGTGGCCAGCAACCTGCTTGTCAATAGTGCTGCTGCGAACTCAGATATCACCTTTACCGATGCTCGAACATCTGATAGTGTCTTAGGTGACACGGGTCAAAACATTCGAGTTTCGTTTGTTGACCCCTCTGCCAACAGTGCTACAGCAAATATCACATTCAACAATACGAATACCGATATTAACATCATTGTCAGCCTGGCAACAAACGGTACTGGTACGATTACATCGAATGCGACATCCATCAAAGCATTACTGGATGGTAATGGTGATACCAACTCTCTGGTCTCATCAGCCGTGGAAGGTGATGGTACTGGTGTCGTCGACGCCGCTGCTGCCGCTGCCCTGTCTGGTGGTACGAATGCTTATCTGACCTTCAGCGCTTCCAACTTTGGTGCTGATGAATTCGTTGATGTCAACGTGCTGTCCGGTACATTTGACACCGTCGATAACATCACCGACGGGAATGCTCTGAAGCGAGATATTGGTTCCGACATTGTCGCCCGAATCAACGGACAGGTTGCCCAGGGTTCCGGTCTGCAGGCTAACCTGCGGTCGCAACAGCTGGATGCATCGTTCTCCTTCACATCTGCTGCTAACACAGTCGACAATACCGCCAGTATCACGATTACCGGTGGTGGTTCGCTGTTCCAGATCGGTCAGGACGTATCTGCCGCTGGTCAGGTTGGTATCGGAATCGAAGCGGTGAACACAGCCCGTCTGGGTGGTGTTTCCGGTAAGCTGTTCGAACTGGGATCAGGCGGTGGTAAGAGTCTGCTTGACGTCGGTCCTTCGGTTCCCGGTTCTGATCTGGTGAATATCATCGAAGAAGCGGTTAACCGTGTTTCAACGCTTCGCGGTCGACTGGGTGCGATTCAAAAGAACGTGATCGAGACCAACGTCTCCTCACTGGGTGTTGCTTTGGAAAACATTTCTGAAGCTCGTAGCCAGATCGTGGATACCGACTTCGCTGTCGAAACCGCGAATCTGACGAAAGCTCAGATTTTGAATCAGGCTGGTATTTCGGTACTCTCGATTGCCAACCAGAACCCACAGCAGGTATTGAGTCTCTTAGGATAA
- a CDS encoding cysteine desulfurase family protein, translating to MSVPASQRIFLDNNSTTRPLDEVIDLVAEQYRTHYANPGSAHADGRQARRVLEDARESIASLLGAKPQEVIFTSGGTESINLAIQGFLTGAPGEIALPAGEHPATVNSIRRLAARGIKQTVIPLDAEGRLQVESLNQFAWDRIQLVTLVLAHNETGVIQDIAPIATHCEANRIPLHLDCVQAIGKIPFHFQDSGATAVSLAAHKFHGPRGVGALIVKEGARLHPQIAGGHQERGKRAGTEPVALAAGMARALECAVRDRDQRAQHIATLRDRLQQGLTEQCEPVVINGSQQYRLPNTLNISFPGLDGEALLISLDLAGISCSLGSACASGSRDPAPVLLAMGCEERIYRSAVRLSLSFLNTSEEIEEAISRISRVVNQLRS from the coding sequence ATGTCTGTTCCCGCTTCACAACGTATTTTTCTGGATAATAATTCCACGACCCGGCCTCTGGATGAAGTTATCGATCTGGTGGCGGAGCAGTACCGGACGCATTATGCAAACCCTGGAAGTGCCCATGCCGACGGACGACAGGCGCGCCGTGTTCTGGAAGATGCTCGGGAATCGATTGCGTCGTTGCTGGGTGCGAAACCGCAAGAAGTGATTTTTACCAGTGGTGGAACAGAATCCATCAATCTGGCGATTCAAGGATTCCTGACTGGTGCACCGGGCGAAATTGCATTACCGGCGGGCGAACACCCGGCAACCGTCAATTCCATTCGCAGACTGGCGGCGCGGGGTATCAAACAAACGGTCATTCCGCTCGACGCAGAAGGCCGACTGCAAGTCGAATCGCTCAACCAGTTTGCCTGGGACCGGATTCAACTGGTCACACTGGTTCTGGCACATAATGAAACCGGCGTGATCCAGGATATCGCTCCGATCGCAACACATTGTGAAGCTAACAGAATCCCCCTGCATCTGGACTGTGTGCAGGCGATTGGCAAAATTCCGTTTCACTTTCAGGATTCGGGAGCAACCGCTGTCAGCCTGGCCGCGCATAAATTTCATGGGCCGCGGGGCGTGGGTGCACTGATTGTGAAAGAAGGCGCACGATTGCACCCGCAAATTGCCGGCGGACATCAGGAACGCGGCAAACGCGCGGGCACCGAACCAGTTGCGCTGGCAGCCGGTATGGCGCGGGCGCTCGAATGTGCGGTTCGTGACAGGGATCAACGCGCTCAACACATCGCGACACTGAGAGACCGACTGCAACAGGGACTCACTGAACAATGTGAGCCCGTTGTGATCAATGGATCTCAACAGTACCGACTACCCAATACGCTTAACATTTCCTTTCCCGGCCTGGATGGAGAGGCGTTATTGATCTCACTGGACCTGGCGGGAATTTCGTGTTCGCTGGGCAGTGCCTGTGCCAGTGGTTCAAGAGACCCGGCTCCTGTATTACTGGCAATGGGCTGCGAAGAGCGCATCTACCGCTCTGCCGTCCGGTTGAGCCTGTCGTTCCTCAATACGAGCGAGGAAATCGAAGAGGCAATTAGCCGTATCAGCAGAGTGGTCAACCAACTGCGGTCTTAA